One genomic segment of Pseudomonas fortuita includes these proteins:
- a CDS encoding AAA family ATPase, with protein sequence MKFEGTRDYVATDDLKLAVNAAITLERPLLVKGEPGTGKTMLAEQLAASFGARLITWHIKSTTKAHQGLYEYDAVSRLRDSQLGVDKVHDVRNYLKKGKLWEAFEADERVILLIDEIDKADIEFPNDLLQELDKMEFYVYEIDETIKARQRPIIIITSNNEKELPDAFLRRCFFHYIAFPDRTTLQQIVDVHYPNISQSLVSEALDVFFDVRKVPGLKKKPSTSELVDWLKLLMADNIGEAVLRERDPTKAIPPLAGALVKNEQDVQLLERLAFMSRRGNR encoded by the coding sequence ATGAAGTTCGAAGGCACCCGCGACTACGTCGCCACAGACGACCTGAAACTGGCGGTAAACGCGGCCATCACCCTCGAACGCCCACTGCTGGTCAAGGGCGAGCCCGGCACCGGCAAGACCATGCTCGCCGAGCAGCTGGCGGCCTCGTTCGGTGCGCGGCTGATCACCTGGCACATCAAGTCCACCACCAAGGCCCACCAGGGCCTGTACGAGTACGATGCGGTCAGCCGTCTGCGTGACTCGCAGCTGGGCGTAGACAAAGTGCACGATGTGCGCAACTACCTGAAAAAAGGCAAGCTTTGGGAAGCTTTCGAGGCCGATGAGCGGGTCATCCTGCTGATCGACGAAATCGACAAGGCCGACATCGAATTCCCCAACGACCTGCTGCAAGAGTTGGACAAGATGGAGTTCTACGTCTATGAAATCGACGAGACCATCAAGGCCAGGCAGCGCCCGATCATCATCATTACCTCCAACAACGAAAAAGAGCTGCCGGACGCCTTCCTGCGCCGCTGCTTCTTCCATTACATCGCCTTCCCCGACCGCACCACGCTGCAGCAGATTGTCGACGTGCATTACCCGAACATCAGCCAGTCGCTGGTCAGCGAGGCGCTGGATGTGTTCTTCGACGTGCGCAAGGTGCCGGGCCTGAAGAAAAAACCGTCCACCTCCGAACTGGTCGACTGGCTCAAGCTGCTGATGGCCGACAACATTGGTGAAGCCGTACTGCGCGAACGCGACCCGACCAAGGCCATCCCGCCGCTGGCCGGCGCGCTGGTGAAAAACGAGCAGGACGTGCAACTGCTGGAACGCCTGGCCTTCATGAGCCGGCGCGGCAACCGCTGA
- a CDS encoding vWA domain-containing protein produces the protein MLLNLFNEMRAAKVPVSVRELLDLHQALQKHVVFADMDAFYYLARAILVKDERHFDKFDRAFAAYFKGLENLDRHIEALIPEDWLRKEFERSLTDEERAQIQSLGGLDKLIEEFKKRLEEQKERHAGGNKWIGTGGTSPFGSGGFNPEGIRVGEAGKRQGKAVKVWDQREYKNLDDQVELGTRNIKLALRRLRKFAREGAAEELDIDGTIDHTARDAGLLNIQMRPERRNTVKLLLLFDIGGSMDAHIKVCEELFSACKTEFKHLEYYYFHNCVYESVWKNNLRRTSERYSTFDLLHKYGDDYKVVFVGDAAMAPYEITQPGGSVEHWNEEAGYVWLQRFMEKFKKIIWINPYPKQAWDYTASTHLVRDLIEDKMYPLTLQGLEEGMRYLSK, from the coding sequence ATGCTGCTCAACCTGTTCAATGAAATGCGCGCGGCCAAGGTGCCGGTGTCGGTACGTGAGTTGCTGGACCTGCACCAGGCCCTGCAAAAGCACGTGGTGTTCGCCGACATGGACGCGTTCTACTACCTCGCCCGCGCCATCCTGGTGAAGGACGAACGCCATTTCGACAAGTTCGACCGGGCCTTCGCCGCCTACTTCAAGGGCCTGGAAAACCTCGACCGGCACATCGAGGCGCTAATCCCCGAAGACTGGCTGCGCAAGGAGTTCGAGCGTTCGCTCACGGATGAAGAGCGTGCGCAGATCCAGTCCCTGGGTGGCCTGGACAAGCTGATCGAGGAATTCAAGAAACGCCTTGAGGAGCAAAAGGAACGCCACGCCGGCGGCAACAAGTGGATCGGTACCGGCGGTACCAGCCCGTTTGGCTCGGGCGGTTTCAACCCCGAAGGCATCCGCGTGGGTGAGGCCGGTAAACGCCAGGGCAAGGCGGTAAAGGTGTGGGACCAGCGCGAGTACAAGAACCTCGACGACCAGGTGGAGCTCGGCACGCGCAACATCAAGCTGGCCCTGCGCCGGCTGCGCAAGTTTGCCCGCGAAGGCGCCGCCGAAGAGCTGGATATCGACGGCACCATCGACCATACCGCGCGGGACGCCGGCTTGCTGAACATCCAGATGCGCCCTGAACGGCGCAACACGGTAAAGCTGCTGTTGTTGTTCGACATCGGCGGCTCGATGGACGCCCACATCAAGGTCTGCGAAGAGCTGTTTTCGGCCTGCAAGACCGAGTTCAAGCACCTGGAGTACTACTACTTCCACAACTGCGTGTACGAGTCGGTGTGGAAGAACAACCTGCGTCGCACCTCTGAGCGCTATTCCACCTTCGACCTGCTGCACAAGTATGGCGACGACTACAAAGTGGTATTTGTCGGCGATGCGGCCATGGCGCCCTATGAAATCACCCAGCCGGGTGGCAGCGTGGAGCACTGGAACGAAGAGGCCGGGTATGTGTGGCTGCAGCGCTTCATGGAGAAATTCAAGAAGATCATCTGGATCAACCCGTACCCCAAGCAGGCCTGGGACTACACCGCCTCGACCCACCTGGTGCGGGACCTGATCGAAGACAAGATGTACCCGCTGACCTTGCAGGGGCTGGAAGAAGGGATGCGGTACCTGTCCAAGTGA
- a CDS encoding 5-oxoprolinase subunit C family protein: MKQLKIEASTPLCQLQDAGRFGVRHLGVTQGGALDWVAMRWANWLLGNPLEAPVVEVALGGFCVVAEQDCVLALAGADLDARVDDQPVVPWRSFALSKGQRLTLKQPKQGVRAYLAAPGGFQGEDVLGSCATVVREALGGIDGQGTALVEAQALAFTGSHATLREVPQALRPQYAEKAVLDLVIGAQIGDFSGTSLFEAFNREWTLDSRADRMGIRLLGPQLVYQGAPMISEGIPLGAVQVPPDGQPIVLLNDRQTIGGYPRLGALTPLALAQLAQCMPGAVVRFRAVVQDEAWREHQVYLGRWL; this comes from the coding sequence ATGAAGCAATTGAAGATCGAGGCCAGCACGCCGCTGTGCCAGTTGCAGGATGCTGGCCGTTTTGGCGTGCGTCACTTGGGCGTGACCCAGGGCGGGGCACTGGACTGGGTGGCGATGCGCTGGGCCAACTGGTTGCTGGGCAACCCGTTGGAGGCGCCGGTGGTCGAGGTAGCGTTGGGGGGCTTTTGCGTGGTGGCCGAACAGGATTGTGTGCTGGCCCTGGCCGGTGCCGACCTGGACGCGCGCGTCGATGATCAGCCCGTCGTGCCCTGGCGCAGCTTTGCCTTGAGCAAAGGGCAGCGCTTGACCCTGAAGCAGCCAAAGCAGGGTGTGCGGGCTTACCTGGCGGCACCGGGCGGGTTTCAGGGTGAGGATGTACTGGGCAGCTGTGCCACCGTGGTACGTGAAGCGCTGGGTGGCATCGATGGTCAGGGTACTGCGCTGGTTGAGGCCCAGGCACTGGCGTTCACCGGTAGCCATGCAACCCTGCGCGAGGTGCCACAAGCGCTGCGCCCGCAGTACGCAGAAAAGGCAGTGCTCGACCTGGTGATAGGCGCACAGATCGGTGATTTCAGTGGTACCAGCCTGTTCGAAGCCTTCAACCGGGAGTGGACGCTGGACAGCCGGGCTGACCGCATGGGCATCCGCCTGTTGGGGCCGCAGCTGGTTTACCAGGGGGCGCCGATGATTTCTGAAGGGATACCGCTGGGGGCGGTGCAGGTGCCGCCGGATGGGCAGCCGATTGTGTTGCTCAATGATCGGCAGACCATAGGCGGGTATCCGCGGCTTGGGGCGTTGACGCCGTTGGCGCTGGCGCAACTGGCGCAGTGCATGCCGGGGGCGGTGGTGCGCTTCAGGGCGGTGGTGCAGGATGAGGCCTGGCGGGAGCACCAGGTTTACCTGGGCCGTTGGTTGTAA
- the pxpB gene encoding 5-oxoprolinase subunit PxpB, with protein sequence MKARIEVVAIDSLMVRLFDRIDEANMPWMLAASQRLSAVFGEHLLDLVPSYTTLMVQFDLPPGEARALITQALEGLQPDTGRGGRRHEIPVWYDPSVGPELPVLAARSGMSEAQVVRLHCARDYPVFALGFAPGFGFMGLVDERLASPRLSTPRKRVAAGSVGIAERQTAAYPAVSPGGWNLIGRTPVRLFDRGRDGYSLLQPGDRVRFVPVSRSEFLALGGDVEAQG encoded by the coding sequence ATGAAGGCGCGTATTGAAGTGGTCGCCATCGACAGCCTGATGGTGCGCCTGTTCGACCGTATCGACGAGGCCAACATGCCGTGGATGCTCGCCGCCAGCCAGCGCCTGAGCGCCGTGTTCGGCGAGCACCTGCTGGATCTGGTGCCGTCCTACACCACGCTGATGGTGCAGTTCGACCTGCCGCCAGGCGAGGCGAGGGCGCTGATCACGCAGGCGCTGGAGGGTTTGCAGCCGGACACCGGCAGAGGCGGCCGGCGCCACGAGATCCCGGTGTGGTACGACCCCAGCGTGGGCCCAGAACTGCCTGTGCTGGCGGCGCGCAGCGGCATGAGTGAAGCCCAGGTTGTGCGCTTGCATTGCGCACGTGATTATCCTGTGTTCGCCTTGGGCTTCGCCCCCGGTTTCGGCTTTATGGGCCTGGTCGACGAACGCCTGGCTAGTCCGCGTCTGAGCACCCCGCGCAAGCGGGTGGCGGCGGGTAGCGTGGGCATCGCCGAGCGCCAGACGGCGGCGTATCCGGCAGTATCCCCAGGTGGCTGGAACCTGATCGGGCGCACGCCGGTGCGCCTGTTCGACCGTGGGCGTGACGGCTACAGCCTGTTGCAACCCGGCGACCGGGTGCGTTTCGTGCCGGTTTCGCGCAGCGAGTTCCTGGCGTTGGGCGGCGATGTGGAGGCACAAGGATGA
- a CDS encoding 5-oxoprolinase subunit PxpA → MNNNKGDRVVERLLLNCDMGESFGSWRMGLDAEVMPYIDCANIACGYHAGDPGIMRRTVALALAHGVTIGAHPAYPDLVGFGRRSMACSPEEIRDLLHYQIGALDGICKVLGGRVAYVKPHGALYNDMMADPLKLRTVLEAVAAYDSTLPLMLMATADNRAAQALGDEIGVPLWFEAFADRAYTASGHLVSRRLPGAVHHDPARVLEQAVRLARGDALMADDGSALRLQASTLCVHGDNDSSVAAVRQIRQALDALESQ, encoded by the coding sequence GTGAACAACAACAAGGGAGACCGCGTGGTGGAACGCCTGCTACTCAATTGCGACATGGGTGAGAGTTTCGGCAGCTGGCGCATGGGCCTGGACGCCGAGGTAATGCCCTACATCGACTGCGCCAACATCGCCTGTGGCTACCACGCCGGCGACCCCGGGATCATGCGCCGCACCGTGGCGTTGGCGCTGGCGCATGGGGTGACCATTGGCGCGCACCCGGCCTACCCGGACCTGGTCGGCTTCGGCCGCCGCTCCATGGCCTGCAGCCCCGAGGAAATCCGCGACCTGCTGCATTACCAGATCGGCGCGCTGGACGGCATCTGCAAAGTGCTGGGTGGCCGCGTGGCCTATGTGAAGCCCCATGGCGCGCTGTACAACGACATGATGGCCGACCCGCTAAAGCTGCGTACCGTGCTGGAGGCCGTGGCGGCCTACGACAGCACCTTGCCATTGATGTTGATGGCCACCGCTGACAACCGCGCCGCCCAGGCCCTGGGCGATGAAATTGGCGTGCCGTTGTGGTTCGAGGCCTTCGCCGACCGCGCCTACACCGCCAGCGGCCACCTGGTGTCGCGCCGCTTGCCTGGGGCAGTGCATCACGACCCGGCGCGGGTGCTGGAGCAGGCAGTGCGCCTGGCCCGTGGCGACGCGCTGATGGCGGACGATGGCAGTGCCCTGCGCCTGCAGGCCAGCACGCTTTGCGTACATGGCGACAACGACAGTTCGGTGGCAGCGGTGAGGCAGATACGCCAAGCCCTCGATGCTCTGGAGTCGCAATGA
- a CDS encoding MFS transporter yields MNPTGVQQQVSSPSSSGPFAWYRDIDKQQRRTFWSCKIGYGLDGMDTQMLSFVIPTLIMLWGITTTEAGLIHTSTLIASAVGGWVAGILSDRIGRVRTLQLTVLWFAFFTFLCGFAQNYEQLLIARTLMGFGFGGEWTAGAVLIGEVIRAQDRGKAVGMVQSGWAIGWGLTAILYALLFSWLPPEQAWRALFLLGLVPAIFVIFVRRLVKDPEVYRQAKAVETAEAPSHFYEIFAPGMLWTTVRASLLTTGALGGYYAITSWLPTFLKNERGLSVLGTGGYLAMVIVGSYVGYVVSAYLSDLLGRKKNFILFAVGSFVIVLLYTQLPVSDGVMLWLGFPLGFFASGIFSGMGAFLTELFPTRIRGSGQGFCYNIGKVIAALFPLLIGMLGQNVPLGLGIGMFAAVSYGIVIVAALSLPETRGKQLQAR; encoded by the coding sequence ATGAACCCCACCGGCGTGCAGCAGCAGGTCAGCTCACCTTCTTCGTCCGGGCCTTTCGCCTGGTACCGCGACATCGACAAACAGCAACGGCGCACCTTCTGGAGCTGCAAGATCGGCTATGGCCTGGACGGCATGGACACGCAGATGCTCAGCTTTGTCATCCCCACGCTGATCATGCTGTGGGGCATCACCACCACCGAAGCCGGATTGATCCATACCAGCACCTTGATCGCCTCGGCCGTGGGGGGCTGGGTCGCCGGTATCCTCTCCGACCGCATCGGCCGGGTGCGCACCTTGCAACTGACGGTATTGTGGTTCGCCTTTTTCACCTTCCTGTGCGGCTTCGCCCAGAACTACGAACAGCTGCTTATCGCCCGCACGCTGATGGGCTTTGGCTTCGGCGGTGAATGGACCGCTGGTGCAGTGCTGATTGGCGAGGTAATCCGCGCACAGGACCGCGGCAAGGCAGTGGGCATGGTGCAGTCCGGCTGGGCCATCGGCTGGGGCCTCACGGCGATTCTCTACGCACTGCTGTTCTCCTGGCTGCCGCCAGAGCAGGCCTGGCGTGCACTGTTCCTGTTGGGGCTGGTGCCGGCGATCTTCGTGATCTTCGTTCGGCGCCTGGTCAAAGACCCTGAAGTGTATCGCCAGGCCAAGGCAGTGGAGACCGCCGAGGCACCTTCGCACTTCTACGAAATCTTCGCCCCGGGCATGCTGTGGACCACTGTGCGTGCGTCCCTGTTGACCACTGGCGCATTGGGCGGTTACTACGCCATCACCTCGTGGCTGCCGACCTTCCTCAAGAACGAGCGCGGCCTCAGCGTGCTGGGCACGGGTGGCTACCTGGCCATGGTGATCGTGGGTTCGTACGTGGGCTATGTGGTCAGCGCTTACTTGTCCGACCTGCTGGGGCGCAAGAAGAACTTCATCCTGTTCGCCGTGGGCTCGTTCGTGATCGTGCTGCTGTACACGCAGCTGCCGGTCAGCGATGGCGTGATGCTGTGGCTGGGCTTCCCGTTGGGCTTCTTCGCCTCGGGCATCTTCAGCGGCATGGGCGCGTTTCTGACGGAGCTGTTTCCTACGCGCATTCGCGGTTCGGGGCAGGGCTTTTGCTACAACATCGGTAAGGTCATTGCGGCTCTGTTCCCGTTGCTGATTGGTATGCTCGGCCAGAACGTGCCACTGGGCCTGGGTATCGGCATGTTCGCTGCCGTGTCCTACGGAATTGTGATCGTGGCGGCCTTGAGCCTGCCGGAAACACGCGGCAAACAGCTGCAGGCGCGGTAA
- a CDS encoding LysR family transcriptional regulator, with protein MNLRFLETFVWVARLKSFRLTAEKLFTTQASVSSRIAALEADLGVKLLLRDSRGVSLTPEGGKVLEYAERMLDTAKAMKQSLDSDRAKVGRIRIGVMDTVIHTWMSALVAELTERYPQVEIELVADTALNLREQLQKGFLDVILQTDLLREQSIRSLDLARYPMGWVVAAGSHQHRDYASLAELGRERIITFSKNSRPHQEVLSLLQAAGAQTPRLNCVNSVAAITRLLRDGFGIGALPPALVDAELGRGELVLLQGLQPPPSLELVVAWQTGVALVDEVVGVCRQVLERYARDVGGQRIALI; from the coding sequence ATGAACCTTCGCTTCCTCGAAACCTTCGTCTGGGTCGCCCGGCTCAAAAGCTTCCGCCTGACGGCAGAAAAGCTGTTCACCACCCAAGCCTCGGTATCCAGCCGCATTGCCGCGCTGGAGGCAGACCTGGGCGTGAAGCTGTTGCTGCGTGACTCACGTGGGGTCAGCCTGACCCCGGAAGGCGGCAAGGTGCTGGAGTATGCCGAGCGCATGCTGGATACCGCCAAAGCCATGAAGCAGTCGCTGGACAGCGACCGGGCCAAGGTCGGGCGCATTCGCATCGGCGTGATGGACACGGTGATCCACACCTGGATGAGTGCGCTGGTGGCAGAGCTGACCGAGCGCTACCCGCAGGTCGAAATCGAGCTGGTGGCCGACACCGCGCTGAACTTGCGCGAACAGCTGCAAAAAGGCTTTCTCGACGTGATTTTGCAGACCGACCTGCTGCGCGAGCAGTCGATTCGCAGCCTCGACCTGGCGCGCTACCCCATGGGCTGGGTGGTGGCGGCTGGCTCGCACCAGCACCGGGACTATGCGTCGCTGGCCGAGCTTGGGCGCGAGCGCATCATCACCTTCTCGAAGAATTCACGGCCGCACCAGGAGGTGCTGAGCTTGCTGCAGGCTGCGGGGGCGCAGACGCCGCGGTTGAATTGCGTGAACTCGGTGGCGGCGATCACCCGGCTATTGCGCGACGGTTTTGGTATTGGCGCATTGCCGCCGGCACTGGTGGATGCCGAGTTGGGTCGGGGCGAGCTGGTGTTGCTGCAAGGCCTGCAACCGCCACCAAGCCTGGAACTGGTGGTGGCGTGGCAGACAGGGGTGGCGTTGGTCGATGAAGTGGTCGGGGTGTGCCGACAGGTGCTGGAGCGGTATGCGCGGGATGTGGGTGGGCAGCGGATAGCACTCATCTGA
- a CDS encoding DUF2937 family protein has translation MFRSYLRLLLFTFGLLAGIQVPGLVKDYSQRVEAHLFESREALDGFRQTAERFFKGDLQALLQHYRSSDDPVFNSDANSIESLMIRNELLEKEWQALQGPWAQRTWHVLVQADPQLREETLNAYSYQILLVPEAIGWGVGAGFVLAFVVESLLLGLGWVILGGRRRAVKESWR, from the coding sequence ATGTTCAGAAGTTACCTGCGGTTGCTGCTGTTCACCTTCGGCCTGCTGGCCGGTATCCAGGTCCCTGGGCTGGTCAAGGACTATAGCCAGCGGGTCGAGGCGCACCTGTTCGAGTCGCGCGAGGCGCTGGATGGGTTCCGGCAAACGGCCGAGCGATTTTTCAAAGGCGATTTGCAGGCGCTGCTGCAGCATTACCGCAGCAGTGACGACCCGGTGTTCAACAGTGATGCCAACAGCATCGAAAGCCTGATGATCCGCAACGAACTGCTGGAAAAAGAATGGCAGGCGTTGCAAGGGCCGTGGGCCCAGCGTACCTGGCATGTGCTGGTGCAGGCCGACCCACAACTGCGCGAGGAAACCCTCAATGCCTACAGCTACCAGATTCTGCTGGTGCCCGAGGCAATTGGCTGGGGTGTTGGCGCAGGGTTTGTGCTGGCCTTTGTGGTCGAAAGCCTGTTGCTGGGGCTTGGCTGGGTGATCCTGGGCGGGCGGCGCAGGGCGGTGAAAGAAAGCTGGCGCTAG
- a CDS encoding class II glutamine amidotransferase yields MCELLGMSANVPTDIVFSFTGLMQRGGRTGPHRDGWGIGFYEGRGLRLFQDPAASSESEVANLVQRYPIKSEVVIGHIRQANVGRVCLSNTHPFMREMWGRNWCFAHNGQLGDFKGQASFYRPVGDTDSEAAFCDLLNRIRSAFPEPVPVEQLLPVLVEACAGYRGRGVFNCMLSDGDWLFCFCSTKLVHITRRAPFGAARLKDVDLIVDFHTETTPNDVVTVIATEALTENETWHRYEPGQWALWRHGECVAHGQS; encoded by the coding sequence GTGTGCGAACTGCTGGGCATGAGTGCCAACGTCCCCACCGACATCGTTTTCAGCTTTACCGGCCTGATGCAGCGCGGGGGCCGTACCGGCCCGCACCGTGACGGCTGGGGTATCGGCTTCTATGAAGGCCGCGGGCTGCGCCTGTTCCAGGACCCGGCCGCGAGCAGCGAGTCGGAAGTTGCCAACCTGGTGCAGCGTTACCCGATCAAGAGCGAGGTGGTGATCGGGCATATCCGTCAGGCCAACGTCGGCCGGGTGTGCCTGTCCAACACCCACCCGTTCATGCGGGAAATGTGGGGCCGCAACTGGTGCTTTGCGCACAATGGGCAACTGGGCGATTTCAAAGGGCAGGCCAGCTTCTACCGGCCGGTGGGCGACACCGACAGCGAAGCGGCTTTTTGCGACTTGCTCAACCGCATCCGCAGTGCTTTCCCCGAGCCGGTGCCGGTAGAACAGCTGCTGCCGGTGCTGGTGGAAGCCTGTGCCGGCTACCGTGGCCGGGGTGTGTTCAACTGCATGCTCAGCGATGGCGACTGGCTGTTCTGCTTCTGTTCGACCAAGCTGGTGCATATTACCCGCCGTGCGCCGTTTGGTGCCGCGCGGTTGAAGGATGTCGACCTGATCGTCGATTTTCATACCGAAACCACCCCCAACGACGTGGTCACGGTGATTGCCACCGAGGCCCTGACCGAGAACGAGACCTGGCATCGCTACGAGCCCGGTCAATGGGCCCTGTGGCGGCACGGCGAGTGCGTGGCACACGGTCAGAGCTAA
- a CDS encoding S9 family peptidase, with protein sequence MQTKPQPPIAHADNAADPYAWLQQRDTPEVLAYLQAENAYQEACLADQAPLREQLFEEIKGRILETDLSLPAPWGPYLYYTRTTAGDEYPRHYRCPRPADDSNTVDESQEQLLLDPNALANGGFLSLGAFNVSPDHRLLAYSLDTSGDEIYTLYVKDLATGSITALPFDDCDGSLTWANDSQTLFFAELDDTHRPWRLRRHTLGSDAAQTVFEEPDGRFFLHCYRTSSERQLVLLLNSKTTSEAWVLNAETPQAPFTCLAPRVEGHEYFPDHGQLDGEWRWFIRTNQDGINFALYQAPATPVPSRAHWQVLVAHRDAIMLEGLSLNAGALTLSLREGGLPIIEVRPQGLPCYRVELPDAAYSLYVQDSLEFASTRVRLRYEALNRPAQVRQLELASGAQAVLKQTPVLGAFDADDYVSERRWATAADGTQVPISLVRRRQDLGQPVPLYLYGYGAYGESLDPWFSHARLSLLERGVAFAIAHVRGGGELGEAWYRAGKQEHKPNTFNDFIACAEHLIAEGVTTAEQLAISGGSAGGLLIGAVLNLRPELFRCAIAEVPFVDVLNTMLDPELPLTVTEYDEWGNPEEPQVYERIKAYAPYENVKAQAYPAMLVVAGYNDSRVQYWEAAKWVARLRTHKTDSNLLLLKTEMGAGHGGMSGRYQGLKDVALEYAFVFGELGIA encoded by the coding sequence ATGCAAACCAAGCCCCAACCTCCCATCGCCCACGCCGATAACGCCGCCGACCCGTACGCCTGGCTGCAACAGCGCGACACCCCCGAGGTACTCGCCTACCTGCAAGCCGAAAACGCCTACCAGGAAGCCTGCCTGGCCGACCAGGCACCGTTGCGTGAGCAATTGTTCGAAGAGATCAAGGGCCGCATCCTGGAAACCGACCTGTCACTGCCGGCCCCCTGGGGCCCCTACCTGTACTACACCCGCACCACCGCAGGCGACGAGTACCCACGGCACTACCGCTGCCCGCGCCCGGCAGACGACTCGAACACCGTCGATGAAAGCCAGGAGCAACTGCTGCTCGACCCCAACGCCCTGGCCAATGGCGGCTTTTTGTCGCTGGGGGCGTTCAACGTCAGCCCCGACCACCGCCTGCTTGCCTACAGCCTCGACACCAGCGGCGATGAAATCTACACCCTGTACGTCAAGGACCTGGCCACCGGCAGCATCACCGCCCTGCCCTTCGACGACTGCGACGGCAGCCTGACCTGGGCCAATGACAGCCAGACGCTGTTCTTCGCTGAACTGGACGACACCCACCGCCCTTGGCGCCTGCGCCGTCATACCCTCGGCAGCGACGCTGCGCAGACCGTGTTCGAAGAGCCCGACGGGCGCTTCTTCCTGCACTGCTACCGCACCAGCTCCGAGCGCCAACTGGTGCTGCTGCTGAACAGCAAGACCACCAGCGAGGCCTGGGTACTAAATGCCGAAACGCCGCAGGCGCCGTTCACCTGCCTGGCGCCGCGTGTCGAAGGCCATGAGTACTTCCCCGACCATGGCCAGCTCGATGGCGAGTGGCGCTGGTTCATCCGCACCAACCAGGACGGTATCAACTTCGCGCTGTACCAGGCCCCTGCCACACCGGTGCCCAGCCGTGCACACTGGCAGGTGCTGGTCGCACACCGCGATGCGATCATGCTCGAAGGCCTCAGCCTGAATGCCGGCGCGCTGACCCTGAGCCTGCGCGAAGGCGGTTTGCCGATCATCGAAGTACGCCCGCAAGGCCTGCCATGCTACCGTGTGGAACTCCCCGACGCCGCCTACAGCCTGTACGTGCAAGACAGCCTGGAGTTTGCCAGCACACGCGTACGCCTGCGTTACGAAGCGCTCAACCGCCCAGCCCAGGTGCGCCAGCTGGAGCTGGCCAGCGGCGCCCAGGCCGTGCTCAAGCAAACCCCGGTGCTGGGTGCGTTCGATGCTGATGACTACGTGAGCGAGCGCCGGTGGGCAACCGCAGCGGATGGCACCCAGGTGCCGATCAGCCTGGTGCGTCGCCGCCAGGACCTGGGCCAACCCGTGCCGCTGTACCTGTACGGTTACGGCGCCTATGGCGAAAGCCTGGACCCTTGGTTCTCCCATGCGCGGCTGAGCCTGCTGGAACGCGGCGTGGCTTTTGCCATCGCCCATGTGCGCGGCGGTGGCGAACTGGGCGAAGCCTGGTACCGCGCCGGCAAGCAGGAGCACAAACCCAATACCTTCAACGACTTCATCGCCTGCGCCGAACACCTGATCGCCGAGGGTGTGACCACTGCCGAGCAGTTGGCCATCAGCGGCGGCAGCGCTGGCGGCCTGCTGATCGGTGCAGTGCTCAACCTGCGGCCCGAGCTGTTCCGCTGTGCGATTGCCGAAGTACCGTTCGTCGACGTGCTCAATACCATGCTCGACCCCGAGCTGCCGCTGACCGTGACCGAGTACGACGAATGGGGCAACCCTGAGGAGCCGCAGGTGTATGAACGGATCAAGGCTTATGCGCCGTACGAGAATGTAAAAGCGCAGGCCTACCCGGCGATGCTGGTTGTAGCGGGCTACAACGACAGCCGCGTGCAGTACTGGGAAGCAGCCAAATGGGTGGCGCGCTTGCGCACGCACAAGACCGACAGCAACCTGCTTCTGCTCAAGACCGAGATGGGGGCTGGGCATGGTGGGATGAGCGGGCGGTACCAGGGGTTGAAAGATGTGGCCCTGGAGTATGCGTTCGTGTTTGGCGAATTAGGTATCGCCTGA
- a CDS encoding YajD family HNH nuclease, with amino-acid sequence MSSTSSAAATARLDRILADAKRDKEMGYRDKALRMYPHVCGRCAREFAGKRLSELTVHHRDHNHDNNPQDGSNWELLCLYCHDNEHSRYTDQQYFSEGSTSTPSIAKATHNPFAALAGMLKKD; translated from the coding sequence ATGAGCTCCACCTCTTCCGCCGCCGCCACCGCGCGCCTTGATCGCATCCTGGCCGATGCCAAGCGTGACAAGGAAATGGGCTACCGCGACAAGGCCCTGAGAATGTACCCGCACGTCTGCGGCCGTTGCGCCCGCGAATTCGCTGGCAAGCGCCTGAGCGAGCTGACTGTGCACCACCGTGACCACAATCACGACAACAACCCGCAGGACGGCTCCAACTGGGAGCTGCTGTGCCTGTACTGCCACGACAACGAGCACTCGCGCTACACCGACCAGCAGTACTTCAGCGAAGGTTCCACCAGCACACCGAGCATCGCCAAGGCCACCCACAACCCGTTCGCCGCGCTGGCGGGCATGTTGAAGAAAGACTGA